TGCTGAGCCCTGTAAACCTCAGGCTATAAATGcatctttccttctcctcacATCCCTTTTCCCCCAGGGAAATCCTGAGCAGGACACAAATATTCTCCATGACTTTACCAGTTTCCCCTTCTGTTTCTTCCAGCATAATCACATTCACTGATTTCTGCTTGTTTGCAGCTTTTGTTTGCAGCTGGAAGCTCAAACcactatttattttctgtatggGTTCCTAATCTGGAAATGGATCTAATTTGCTTTACCAAATTACGAGTGAATTAAGCTAAAAACAGTGTGTTATATCTGAATACATTGTAGAGCTTTCATGAAAGAGGAAAACCCATATTTGTCATTGCTGTgagtttcttcttccctcagTATCAATAACTTTGTGTTctcaaaaaatataaaatgtctCTATAAATGGTAGAGTTTTTCCTTGgggccaggagctggggagCTGGAACTGCATCTGTTTCACATCTTTCATCCTCTCAGCCCTTAAAGAATATCCTTGCCAACATCCCGATAGTTCCTTCCCTGGCTTTTAGACACAGTTTGATTATCTGCAATATTGCATTAGATAGTATTACTAAATAGTTCTTAAAAATTTACCTTTCAGCAACTGCTTCTTCCCCttcaaatgcaattttttccCCTACCTGCAAATCAACTTTAGAGCATTGTATATCTGAGGAGAGTAAATCCCCGTTGCTCCAAATGAGACAAGTATTTTGCATTTCCATTTCCTGACCCATCGGCTAGAATTTTGTGCAAAATGCAGGAGAAATGTCAAAGTGATAAAGTAACTTTGGTTTTGGTTCATTCTCTGGTTACAACAGCTGATGTTAAGGAAAACCTCCAGTGCTATCCAGACTTTGTGGAGGGCAAATACCTTATAGATGCCGCTACATTTCAGTGACAATTTTACTGACTGACAAATACTACAACACCTGAGGTTTTAGTTACAATTTCTTAGTTTACTGTTTTAAACCTGAAATATATCTGAAATAGGAAAGTTTGCAGTCTGGATACAAGATGGGCTCCCCATAATGCATTTGCAGATGCAAACATCAGCTTTAATTTCCTGccaccaaaccattctgagatgGGATAAACACTGTTCCTCTTCAGAAAGTCAGTTTAAAGTAGCTGATTTGCAAGATTATTTTTTAGCTGAGAACAATTAAGAACTCTAACAGCTTAACCAGCTGTGATAATTAACAGTCACTAAGCCTATCTTTGGGGATATACAGCATGCTGTCCTATTTTAGTCCTTCCATAGTAAGGATtgagaaaataatgcaaatagCCATTGCTGTCCTGAGCAGCTTCTTGTGATGGAGAGCCTGGGGCAGAGTCTGGACTGGGCGTGAGCTGCCACAGTGGTGATTTCTGCACGCCTGTCTCCGAAGGTGTGTCGTTTTAATAAACACAGGTGATAAATTTAACTTGTCACCATGACATAAGCACAATCTCTTGTCTGTCGGGGTGGAAGTGCATGCTACTTCCTTCTTACAAAAAGGGTGTAGTTTTACATTAATAACTCCTAGAGGCAGCCTCCTGAGCTCCTGCCGGGCCCCCCGCACGCCCAGGCTGTTGGGGCGGAggtgcccagtgctgcccagtgctgccccgGGCAGGATGCTGGGGaggctgctggggcacagccctgcgCTGTGGCAGTCGGTGGCTCGGCCGGTCCTGCGCCCCACCAGAGCTGTCAGCAACAAAGCAAGGGACGCTCAGGGCGCGGCTTTGCAGACGGCTACTGCAGGTGGGTAAAAAGCCTTCGGTCACTGTTTCATGCTGCAGCGTGGAGGGAAAGGGTGTTTGCAGGAAAGGATGAGAAAACGACCCTCGTTCTCATCGGTGGCTGtaactgcagtgctgcatctcCTGGGGTTGCAAACACTGCCTGGGGCGTGGAGCATGCTCAGAGCTCTGACCAGCGCAGTGCAAAGGGATAAAGTTTTTTGCATTAAATCGTCCTTTTGCTATGGCAGCCAATACAAACTGACATTACATGTCAGTTAattaaatgttaattaaaacaGATAAACAAACATTCCTCCTCCCACCCAGTTGCCAGGTTTCCAGAGTAGGACTAGTGCATGTCCCTGCTTGTGCAGGGCTGGTGCAAGTGGCAAACTTGCACTCCTCAGATCCCCTCAGTGCTCCTTTGCtaggctgcagccacagctgtgtgtggttgtgccaggcagggctctgGATTACACGGCAGGGAGAAGACATTGGCTGCTCCCAGGTGGACAAGCTTCCTGGTATAGAGGTAGTTACTCATTTTAATATGTAGCACCACTTTCTTGGCTGTACCTTTGCAGACCCCTCACCGTAGCAAGTCTGGGCTGTATGGGGCTGTCTGTGTTCCCGTGGGATGGCTGAGGGTCTCCAGCATGGGGCTTGCCCTTGCCTTCCTTTAGGGTGAAGCCTGTCCTTTTAGCAATCTGACACACTGCTTGCTGCAGATCTGATTCTGGCACTTCCTGAGGTACCTCTCCTGGTCTCACTGGCACTCTGTAAGACAAATAGGAGAAGCAGGAGATTAAATTTACCTGGAGGTCTGGGTGCCAAGATTTACAACTGTCAAGATTTGCAAGTCCTGGCATGCATGAGCAGGTCTGGGGCCAAGGCACTTAATGTAATTTCATCATCTCAACACAGACAGGAAGAGGTGCTCCCCATGCCCTGTTCTGTAGTGGTAGTGATTTCCTTTCAGCCAAGAACCAGCAATCCAGCAACAGGCAGGGACTGCAAGACACTGAAACTGGGGATATCTTCATGTCCATCCCTTCCTACATGTCCTGGTCAAGCACTGGGCATTTCTCAACCCAAGTCCCCACATTTGCAAGCACAGGGCACTATAGCATAGCATCTTGGGTGCACCTACCTGGGTGTTGGTACTGGGTGAGCGCTGTCGTCTACCTTGCAAAGTCCACCTGTGCAGGTGTGCAATACAAAAACCAGGATTTGAGACAGCCATTGCTATTTTTGCAGGgtctccctgctgctgtgcttgtCATGGCCTGTCACTGGGCCTGTTTCCATCAAGAGGAGCCAGAGTCCTTTTCTCATTGTGCTGCAGGTGACAGCATGCTAATGGCATCGCCGTGGTAGCCTGATGGGGTGTAATGTATCATCATTAGAGTACAACAATGTGGTACCCAGCTTGCATGAGAACTACTGCCAGCCTCCCACCAGCATGCATTTAAGCAGACCTCATCTCTCCATCGGTGATTTTAGAGGAGAAGCTGGTGAGGAGTTACTTGTGCTGCTGGCAGTTGTCTTAACTCACTAGTTGAACCATTTAAAAACAAGATGCTGTGGTCTTGGGGGACTTCAGCCCTGCATCCTTTACCCCCTTAATCAGAAAgtttaaaagagatttttagTTTAAGACCTACCAAaactaaaggggaaaaaagaacccTCAAATGAAATAAGCTGCAAATGTAACACAGCCTCTCACTCCAGCTGCTGAGTCTTTTTGACAATAGAAAACACATTTGGTTCTCAGAGAATAGAAAAGTGTAATTTTGAACTTTCAGTGCTTTTCCCACTGTAATAATagcctttttcctcttcccttcttgAAGCTTGGCTCATTGTTTTctcttacaaaatattttacaggTAAAGAAGCTTTCAGAAATGATAGAAGACCTACAAATTTTGATAAAAAAGTGTTAATATGGGCAGGACGCTTTAAAAAGGAGGAGGACATTCCCAAGTACATATCGTAAGTGGACTTGTCCGAATGATACTTTTGGCTGTGAACATACAGATTGAGACCCCAGATTGCATTACCCAGAATTGTGCTCACATGTTAAGGGCTAGTACTCCCCCATGCTGATGGGACTTGCTGCTACTGGTGTCCAGAAATAATTGTAATTCTTGGCAATGTAAACTTTTTGTCATACCCCTTGAAGTAAACTGGATTCACTTGTTTTAGATATCATAAATTTCAAACTAAGTTGTAGTGTCTTTTGCAAGACAAGTAGCT
Above is a window of Pithys albifrons albifrons isolate INPA30051 chromosome 14, PitAlb_v1, whole genome shotgun sequence DNA encoding:
- the LOC139678644 gene encoding protein FAM162B-like, with protein sequence MLGRLLGHSPALWQSVARPVLRPTRAVSNKARDAQGAALQTATAGKEAFRNDRRPTNFDKKVLIWAGRFKKEEDIPKYISSDVLDAARNIVRIKVCYLMIALTVLGCLAMVITGKEAAKKDQTLLRANTEKKAKWRAEVEKDQEAAAGTPE